Proteins from a genomic interval of Ferrovibrio terrae:
- the gyrA gene encoding DNA gyrase subunit A, translated as MTEQPKPPHDIQPISIEEEMQRSYLGYAMSVIVSRALPDVRDGLKPVHRRILYSMHENGYTAEKAYRKSARVVGDVMGKYHPHGDQSIYDAMVRMAQPFSMSQLLLDGQGNFGSMDGDKAAAMRYTEIRLERAAEALLTDIDKDTIDFQPNYDDSTQEPTVLPAQYPNLLVNGANGIAVGMATNIPPHNMGEVIDACCAYVDNNDVTLEQLLEILPAPDFPTGGIILGRAGAKSAMWTGRGSVIVRGKVHFEEIRKDREAIIITEIPYQVNKASMIEKMAELVRAKKIEGISDLRDESDRDGVRVVVEIKRDAMADVVLNQLYRFTPLQSSFGVNMLALNGGKPELLNIKQMIAAFVNFREEVILRRTRFLLGKARDRAHVLVGLAIAVANIDEVIKTIRSAPDPQTARDQLMTREWPASDVADMIGLIDDLSHKVIDGKYKLSETQARAILDLRLQRLTALGRDEIGDEMKKLAEEINEYLSVLGSRAKLMGILRDELVSMREKFAVPRRTQIAEIEFEQDDEDLIQREDMVVTVSFGGYVKRTPLSTYRLQKRGGKGRTGMSTKDEDFVTGVLVASTHTPVLFFSNIGRVYKMKVYRLPEGTPQSRGKAFVNLLPLAAGEKITEVLPLPEDETKWSELHVMFATAKGYVRRNDLSDFVSINANGKIAMKFEGEDADDSLVGVLPCTGQDDILLASYEGKCVRFPVDDVRTFQSRSSTGVRGMKLADGDRVISMSVLRHIEVAPEEREAFFKYEDAHERIRNGESGVVLPEDISVQRFTELQAAQQFILTVTEKGYGKRSSAYEYRITSRGGSGIINIETTPKNGNVGAAFPVEHDDQIMLVTDGGQVIRCPVHDIRIAGRNTQGVIIFKLGDGEKVASVAHLPESGPNEAGESTAEDGDAPGETAGDTPE; from the coding sequence GTGACCGAACAGCCGAAGCCTCCGCACGATATCCAGCCGATCTCCATCGAAGAGGAGATGCAGCGCTCCTACCTCGGTTACGCGATGAGCGTGATCGTCTCGCGCGCATTGCCCGATGTGCGAGACGGCCTGAAGCCGGTACATCGCCGCATCCTCTATTCGATGCACGAGAACGGCTACACCGCCGAGAAGGCGTATCGCAAGTCGGCCCGCGTGGTCGGTGACGTGATGGGTAAATACCACCCGCATGGCGACCAGTCGATCTACGACGCCATGGTGCGCATGGCGCAGCCCTTCTCGATGAGTCAGCTGCTGCTCGACGGCCAGGGTAACTTCGGCTCGATGGACGGCGATAAGGCCGCGGCGATGCGTTACACCGAAATCCGTCTGGAGCGCGCCGCCGAGGCGCTGCTGACGGATATCGACAAGGACACCATCGATTTCCAGCCGAACTACGACGACAGCACGCAGGAACCCACTGTGCTGCCGGCGCAGTATCCCAATCTGCTGGTCAATGGCGCCAACGGCATTGCCGTCGGCATGGCCACCAATATCCCGCCGCACAACATGGGCGAGGTGATCGACGCCTGCTGCGCCTATGTCGACAACAACGACGTGACGCTGGAACAGCTGCTCGAAATCCTGCCGGCACCCGATTTCCCCACGGGCGGCATTATTCTCGGCCGCGCCGGCGCCAAGTCCGCCATGTGGACCGGCCGTGGCTCGGTGATCGTGCGCGGCAAGGTGCATTTCGAGGAAATCCGCAAGGACCGCGAAGCCATTATCATCACCGAGATTCCGTATCAGGTGAACAAGGCCTCGATGATCGAGAAGATGGCCGAACTGGTGCGCGCCAAGAAGATCGAGGGTATTTCCGATCTGCGCGACGAGTCCGACCGTGACGGCGTGCGCGTGGTGGTCGAGATCAAGCGCGATGCCATGGCCGACGTGGTGCTGAACCAGCTGTATCGCTTCACGCCGCTGCAGAGCAGCTTCGGTGTCAACATGCTGGCGCTGAATGGCGGCAAGCCCGAACTGCTGAACATCAAGCAGATGATCGCGGCTTTTGTGAACTTCCGCGAGGAAGTGATCCTGCGCCGCACCCGTTTCCTGCTTGGCAAGGCGCGCGACCGCGCCCATGTCCTCGTCGGCCTGGCGATTGCTGTCGCCAATATCGACGAAGTGATCAAGACCATCCGCAGCGCGCCCGATCCGCAGACCGCGCGCGACCAGCTGATGACCCGCGAATGGCCGGCGTCCGATGTGGCCGACATGATCGGCCTGATCGACGACCTGAGCCACAAGGTGATCGACGGCAAGTACAAGCTGTCGGAAACCCAGGCCCGCGCCATCCTCGACCTGCGCCTGCAGCGCCTGACTGCGCTGGGCCGCGATGAAATCGGCGACGAGATGAAGAAGCTCGCCGAAGAGATCAACGAGTACCTCTCGGTGCTGGGCAGCCGCGCCAAGCTGATGGGCATCCTGCGCGACGAGTTGGTCTCGATGCGCGAGAAATTCGCCGTGCCGCGCCGCACCCAGATCGCCGAGATCGAATTTGAGCAGGACGACGAGGACCTGATCCAGCGTGAGGATATGGTCGTCACCGTCAGCTTCGGCGGCTACGTCAAGCGCACGCCGCTGTCGACCTATCGCCTGCAGAAGCGCGGCGGCAAGGGCCGCACCGGCATGAGCACCAAGGACGAGGATTTTGTCACCGGCGTGCTGGTGGCCAGCACCCATACGCCGGTGCTGTTCTTCTCCAATATCGGCCGCGTCTACAAGATGAAGGTCTACCGCCTGCCGGAAGGCACGCCGCAGTCGCGTGGCAAGGCCTTCGTCAACCTGTTGCCGCTGGCCGCGGGGGAAAAGATCACCGAAGTGCTGCCGCTGCCCGAGGACGAGACCAAGTGGAGCGAACTGCATGTCATGTTCGCCACCGCCAAGGGCTACGTGCGCCGCAATGACCTGAGCGATTTCGTCTCGATCAATGCCAATGGCAAGATCGCGATGAAATTCGAAGGTGAAGATGCCGACGACAGCCTGGTTGGCGTGCTGCCCTGCACCGGGCAGGACGACATCCTGCTGGCCTCCTATGAGGGCAAGTGCGTGCGCTTCCCGGTCGATGATGTCCGCACCTTCCAGAGCCGGTCGTCGACCGGCGTGCGCGGCATGAAACTGGCCGATGGCGACCGTGTCATCTCCATGTCGGTGCTGCGCCATATCGAAGTGGCACCCGAGGAGCGCGAGGCCTTCTTCAAATACGAAGATGCCCACGAGCGTATCCGCAATGGCGAAAGCGGCGTGGTTCTGCCTGAGGATATCTCGGTGCAGCGCTTCACCGAACTGCAGGCCGCCCAGCAGTTCATCCTCACCGTGACCGAGAAGGGCTACGGCAAGCGCAGCTCGGCCTACGAATACCGCATCACCAGCCGCGGCGGCTCGGGCATCATCAACATCGAGACCACGCCCAAGAACGGCAATGTCGGCGCCGCCTTCCCGGTGGAGCATGACGACCAGATCATGCTGGTGACCGATGGCGGCCAGGTGATCCGCTGCCCGGTGCACGATATCCGCATCGCCGGTCGCAATACGCAGGGCGTCATCATCTTCAAGCTGGGTGACGGCGAGAAGGTTGCGTCGGTCGCGCATTTGCCGGAAAGTGGCCCGAACGAAGCCGGCGAAAGCACGGCGGAGGACGGTGATGCGCCTGGTGAGACTGCGGGCGATACGCCGGAGTAA
- the coaD gene encoding pantetheine-phosphate adenylyltransferase, whose translation MTRQRIGLYPGTFDPVTKGHYDIIKRAAKLVDKLVVGVAVNVGKGPLFSMEERVEMVREEIGPLMPGATEFEVKPFSNLLMHFAMDLGAVMIIRGLRAVSDFEYEFQMVGMNARLNSEIETVFLMASDNHQFIASRLVKEIATLNGDINPFVSPRVAERVRVALQKQKDEA comes from the coding sequence ATGACCAGGCAGCGGATCGGACTATACCCGGGTACTTTCGATCCGGTGACCAAGGGCCATTACGACATCATCAAGCGTGCGGCCAAGCTGGTCGACAAGCTGGTGGTCGGCGTTGCCGTCAATGTCGGCAAGGGACCACTCTTCTCGATGGAAGAACGCGTCGAGATGGTGCGCGAGGAAATCGGCCCGCTGATGCCCGGCGCCACCGAGTTCGAGGTCAAGCCGTTTTCCAACCTGCTGATGCATTTCGCCATGGACCTCGGCGCGGTCATGATCATCCGCGGCCTGCGCGCGGTGTCGGACTTCGAATATGAATTCCAGATGGTCGGTATGAACGCCCGGCTGAATTCCGAGATCGAAACCGTCTTCCTGATGGCATCCGACAACCACCAGTTCATCGCCTCGCGCCTGGTCAAGGAAATCGCCACGCTGAACGGCGACATCAATCCCTTCGTTTCGCCGCGCGTGGCGGAACGGGTGCGCGTTGCCCTGCAGAAGCAGAAAGACGAAGCATGA
- a CDS encoding peptidylprolyl isomerase, with protein MIRRSFLTLALFAAFAPFAAKAQQTDPENTLIMELRDGRVVIAMRPDLAPTHVARIKELTRKGFYDGSVFHRVIRGFMAQVGDPTGTGGGGSGQKLRAEFSRETHRRGTVSMARTSDPNSADSQFFICFDDAPHLNGQYTVWGRVVSGMEFVDNIKKGAPGSGAVTDPDRIVRMRVAADVK; from the coding sequence ATGATTCGCCGCAGTTTCCTGACGCTTGCTCTGTTTGCGGCTTTCGCGCCCTTCGCGGCGAAAGCGCAGCAGACCGATCCCGAGAATACCCTGATCATGGAACTGCGCGACGGCCGGGTGGTGATCGCCATGCGGCCCGATCTGGCGCCCACGCATGTGGCCCGCATCAAGGAACTGACCCGCAAGGGCTTTTACGACGGCAGCGTGTTTCATCGCGTGATCCGCGGTTTCATGGCCCAGGTCGGCGACCCGACCGGCACCGGTGGCGGCGGCTCGGGCCAGAAGCTGCGCGCCGAATTCAGCCGTGAAACCCATCGCCGCGGCACCGTCTCGATGGCGCGCACCAGCGACCCGAACAGCGCCGACAGCCAGTTCTTCATCTGCTTCGACGACGCGCCGCATCTGAACGGCCAGTATACCGTCTGGGGCCGGGTGGTGAGCGGCATGGAATTCGTCGACAATATCAAGAAGGGCGCGCCGGGCAGCGGCGCCGTCACCGATCCCGACAGGATTGTCCGCATGCGCGTTGCGGCGGACGTGAAGTAA
- a CDS encoding peptidylprolyl isomerase, with protein sequence MSADLENTLYLELKDGRVTIALRPDLAPNHVERIKTLVRQNFYDGLKFHRVIEGFMAQTGDPRGDGTGGSGENLKAEFNDEPHVRGTCSMARASSPNSADSQFFICFADARFLDKQYTVWGQVTEGMEHVDKIKRGSQAKNGSVTDPDKIVSMRVAADAE encoded by the coding sequence ATGAGCGCCGATCTCGAAAACACCCTCTATCTCGAACTCAAGGATGGTCGCGTCACCATCGCGCTGCGCCCCGATCTGGCGCCGAACCATGTCGAGCGCATCAAGACGCTGGTGCGGCAGAATTTCTATGATGGCCTGAAATTCCATCGCGTGATCGAGGGCTTCATGGCCCAGACCGGCGATCCGCGCGGCGATGGCACTGGCGGTTCGGGCGAGAACCTGAAAGCCGAATTCAACGACGAGCCGCATGTGCGCGGCACCTGCTCGATGGCGCGCGCCAGCAGCCCGAACAGCGCCGACAGCCAGTTCTTCATCTGCTTCGCCGATGCCCGTTTCCTCGACAAGCAATACACCGTCTGGGGCCAGGTCACCGAGGGCATGGAGCATGTCGACAAGATCAAGCGCGGCAGCCAGGCCAAGAACGGCAGCGTGACCGATCCCGACAAGATCGTGTCGATGCGCGTTGCCGCTGACGCCGAGTGA
- the queA gene encoding tRNA preQ1(34) S-adenosylmethionine ribosyltransferase-isomerase QueA, with amino-acid sequence MLVSDFDFELPPALIAERPAVPREAAKLLLHAGGIDPRTLTVADLPGLLQPNDLLVFNDTKVIPARLYGRRERDPEVRVEALLLKPIGERRWTAMAKPAKRLKPGDRVLFDGGLVVEALGREDDQIVLRFDRDDAEVLTALETAGAMPLPPYIVAQRKADAQDRTDYQTVFAEKTGAIAAPTAGLHFTPALIETLKRQGIGFARVTLHVGAGTFLPVKVDRVADHKMHAEWGEVTDGTVAAIRAAKEKGGRVIAIGTTSLRLLESAARDGTLKPFRGDTDIFITPGFRFHVADGLMTNFHLPKSTLLMLVAAFVGLQEQRTIYAHAVEKGFRFYSYGDTSLLFRQAGKK; translated from the coding sequence ATGCTGGTTTCCGATTTCGATTTCGAACTGCCGCCGGCGCTGATCGCCGAGCGGCCGGCCGTGCCGCGTGAAGCAGCAAAGCTGCTGCTGCATGCGGGCGGCATAGATCCGCGCACGCTTACCGTGGCCGATCTGCCCGGCCTGCTGCAGCCGAACGACCTGCTGGTCTTCAATGACACCAAGGTGATTCCCGCGCGACTGTATGGCCGGCGCGAGCGCGATCCCGAAGTCCGCGTCGAGGCCTTGCTGCTCAAGCCGATCGGCGAGCGGCGCTGGACCGCGATGGCCAAGCCGGCCAAGCGGCTGAAGCCCGGCGACCGTGTGCTGTTCGACGGCGGGCTGGTGGTCGAGGCGCTCGGCCGCGAAGACGACCAGATCGTGCTGCGTTTCGACCGCGACGATGCCGAGGTGCTGACCGCGCTCGAAACCGCCGGCGCCATGCCGCTGCCGCCCTATATCGTGGCGCAGCGAAAGGCCGATGCGCAGGACAGGACCGACTACCAGACGGTGTTCGCGGAGAAGACCGGCGCGATTGCCGCGCCCACCGCCGGGCTGCATTTCACCCCGGCCCTGATCGAGACGCTTAAACGTCAGGGCATCGGCTTCGCCCGTGTCACGCTGCATGTCGGGGCCGGCACCTTCCTGCCGGTCAAGGTGGATCGCGTCGCGGATCACAAGATGCATGCCGAGTGGGGCGAGGTGACGGACGGCACCGTTGCGGCGATCCGGGCGGCAAAGGAAAAGGGCGGCCGGGTGATCGCCATCGGCACGACGTCCTTGCGGCTTCTTGAGTCTGCGGCCCGTGATGGGACCCTGAAACCTTTCCGGGGCGACACCGATATTTTCATCACGCCCGGCTTCCGTTTCCATGTCGCCGACGGGCTGATGACCAATTTCCACCTGCCGAAGTCCACGCTGCTGATGCTGGTGGCCGCCTTCGTGGGGCTGCAGGAGCAGCGGACGATCTATGCCCATGCGGTGGAGAAGGGCTTCCGTTTCTACTCCTACGGCGATACAAGCCTGCTGTTCAGACAGGCCGGTAAAAAATGA
- the tgt gene encoding tRNA guanosine(34) transglycosylase Tgt, whose amino-acid sequence MTLRFTVSATDGAARRGRLETAHGAIDTPAFMPVGTAATVKAMTPEAVVETGAQIILGNTYHLMLRPSAERVAKLGGLHRFMNWPGPILTDSGGFQVMSLSQLNKVSEAGVSFQSHIDGAKYDLTPERSIEIQHLLDATITMQLDECVKLPADDKRVSEAMQLSLRWAERCKTAFKLRDGYGLFGIVQGGTNGALREQSAKGLIKTGFDGYAVGGLAVGETQAEMFATLDVTTPHLPQDRPRYLMGVGKPSDLVGAVQRGIDMFDCVMPTRSGRNGQAFTRRGTINIRNARHAEDPRPIDEHCRCPACRNYSRAYVHHLVRSDEILGSMLMTAHNLTYYQDVMQGLRAAIAEGRLEAFAAGFHAGEASGDIPPL is encoded by the coding sequence ATGACCCTCCGTTTCACCGTTTCCGCCACCGATGGCGCCGCCCGCCGGGGCCGGCTCGAAACCGCGCATGGCGCGATCGACACGCCGGCCTTCATGCCGGTGGGCACGGCCGCGACCGTGAAGGCGATGACGCCGGAGGCCGTGGTCGAGACCGGCGCGCAGATTATTCTGGGCAATACCTATCACCTGATGCTGCGGCCGAGTGCCGAGCGCGTGGCAAAACTCGGCGGTCTGCACAGGTTCATGAACTGGCCAGGTCCTATTCTGACTGATTCCGGCGGCTTCCAGGTGATGTCGCTGTCGCAGCTCAATAAGGTCAGTGAAGCCGGCGTCAGCTTTCAGTCGCATATCGACGGCGCGAAATATGACCTGACGCCGGAACGCTCCATCGAGATCCAGCATCTGCTCGATGCCACCATCACCATGCAGCTGGATGAATGCGTCAAGCTGCCGGCCGATGACAAGCGCGTATCGGAGGCGATGCAGCTGTCCTTGCGCTGGGCCGAACGCTGCAAGACGGCGTTCAAACTGCGTGACGGCTACGGCCTGTTCGGCATTGTTCAAGGTGGAACGAATGGCGCGCTGCGGGAACAATCCGCCAAGGGCCTGATCAAGACCGGCTTCGATGGCTACGCGGTCGGTGGCCTCGCGGTGGGCGAGACACAGGCTGAGATGTTCGCCACGCTGGATGTCACCACGCCGCATTTGCCGCAGGATCGCCCGCGCTACCTGATGGGCGTCGGCAAGCCGTCCGACCTCGTGGGCGCGGTGCAGCGCGGCATCGACATGTTCGACTGCGTGATGCCAACGCGGTCCGGGCGCAACGGCCAGGCCTTCACCCGGCGTGGCACCATCAACATCCGCAATGCGCGCCATGCAGAAGACCCGCGGCCGATCGACGAACATTGCCGCTGCCCGGCCTGCCGCAATTACAGCCGCGCCTATGTGCATCACCTGGTGCGTTCCGATGAAATCCTGGGCTCGATGCTGATGACCGCGCATAACCTGACCTACTACCAGGATGTGATGCAGGG